Below is a genomic region from Brassica oleracea var. oleracea cultivar TO1000 chromosome C9, BOL, whole genome shotgun sequence.
CTCTGTCCCACTCGAGTGATCCCAACTTCTCCAACCTAACCAAAAACCACAAACACAATTCAAATCTCAAAATCCGATTTAGAATCAACCAAAAACGAGAGAGTCTCTACGTGCGAGAAGAGGGGCCGAAGAGAGGATTGCCACGGAGAGGCTCGAAGGAGAGCCTCCCGAGGAACTCGGCGACGCAGCGGCGGTTAGGACCGTGAGAATGCGCGGGGCAGTTGTTGACGAACATCGTGACGACGAAGACTGCCACGTTGGCGACGACGAACATCGGAACAAGCCACGACGTCCACTGCGGCGAAGCGTCGCCGCCTAAATCAGAATACACCAGCGGCGGGGGACCGAATCCGGTCCGGTCGCCGCCTTTGCTTCCGATCCCTCGGTGATGATGCTTCGCCGACATTCGGTTCTCCAGATCATCATCTCCAATGGCCATCACTCCTCTCTCTCTCTCTCTCTCTGTAATTTAATTATTGTTTTATTTTGTGATCGAAGGCGCGGTAAAGAAAACTTATTTGAGAGAGTCGGTGAGAAAGTGGGTTCCTATTAACCAATCATATGATTACACGTGTAAACTTATTTGTTCACGGAATTAAATTAGATTAGGTTGTAAGGAAAAGCCACGTGGAGCGAGTGGGGCGAGTGAAAGTGGAGATTGAGGGGTAAAATAGGAAAGTCAGGTTGAGTTTCAGTTTCGTCTTCCTTTGTCTTTCTTTCTTTTGTCTCATACGGACAAAAAAAACTAGAGAGAGAGATCGCGTGCTGTTTGAGTATCACATCTAATCCAAGGAGGATTCTTTACTATCTCTCTCTGCAGCTTTTCCACGACGGTTGACCTAATTCATCGTCACACCCAATTGAATTAGAGAGCGACAGAGAGAAGAGAGTTAGGTAAGATGGGAAACTCGTTTGGTTGTTCAGCGTCGGGAGAGAGATTGGTATCAGCGGCGAGAGATGGTGATTACGTGGAAGCGAAGATGCTGCTCGATTGCAATCCTTGCCTCGCCAAGTACTCTACCTTCGGCGGTCTCAATTCTCCGTTGCATTTCGCCGCCGCTAAAGGCCACAACGAGGTCTCCTTTTCCTTTTCCTTTTCCTTAACAATTCTAATTAACTGTTTCACAATTTACGATCTTTTTTGTTTATCTTTTGTCTATGGTTAGATCGTGGGGTTGTTGCTTGAGAAAGGAGCTGATGTGAACTCCAGAAACTATTGCGGCCAGGTATGTGTATTATTAATTTAGCTCTGTATGCAAGGATCCGAATTTAATTTGGGGATGTGTATTATTATTAGTAGTAACTTGTTAAATCTTTTGGTTAAGTTTGAGCTAAATAGAGTAATAAAAAACATTTCGACTTCGTTTTGTGTTAAATGAATCTTGTTTCAGACGGCACTGATGCAAGCTTGTAGATACGGACACTGGGAAGTTGTGCAAACTCTTCTTCTCTTTCGTTGCAATGTGAGTTTTGTCTCTCTCAATCATCACTACTTGAACCCAGAAACTAGTTTAAGTTTAATTGTTGTTTTAAAGTAAAAATTTTGTTTCGAAATAAGCCTAGTATATTATCTAATTTATTTTTCTATTGGTTAGAAATATTGTTAGTTGGATATGTAATAATGTTTTTATTTTGGAAATATGCAAAATTAAATGTTACAATTAAAATGAAACGGAGGGAGTATCTTTTTCTTATTCTTTCTCTTTTTAACATGTTGTCTTTTGTGTTTGTCAAGGTTACAAGAGCTGATTATTTAGCTGGAAGAACAGCGCTTCATTTCGCTGCTGTGAACGGTCACGCCAGGTGTATTAGACTGGTTTTGGCTGACTTTGTACCTAGCGAGCAACTAAACCCTCTTCCTGAGTCTGGTGTGGTGGTCACACCTAGGAAAAAATCCGAACAAAGGTTCTTTTTTTTTTTGGAAAAAAAAAACATCTTCTGTTCTGTGTGTTGTAAGGGTTTGATTGAGTTCTGACCAGATTTGTCGTCTGCCGCAGTGCGTTGTCTAAATTTGTGAATAAGGCGGCTGACGGTGGAATCACAGCTCTTCACATGGCTGCCTTAAACGGATTGTTTGACTGCGTGCAGCTTTTGCTTGATCTTGAAGCTAATGTCTCCGCTGTGACTTTTCATTATGGAACATCGATGGATATGATTGGTATCAGCATGTCTCTCTATCCACCACTCCCCCAAGACTACCTAAACATTATTTTTAAATTCTTCTCTCAAGATGATGATGATCTTGTGGTCTTATTACTTATATCGTTTTTCAGGAGCAGGAAGCACTCCTTTGCACTATGCCGCTTGTGGTGGGAATCTTAAATGTTGTCAGGTAAGAAACACCACTACCAAGTCTATTATTTTCTTTCCTCTGTTGTTGGATACAAACATTTGTGAGAATCTCCCTTCTTCTGTGTTAGATTCTCCTTGCAAGAGGTGCAAGAAAGATGACATTGAACTGCAATGGGTAATGTTATTCCTCCTCTACAGTCTCTTTAAACACACAGAATGTAAAACTTTCGTTTTTCAATAAAATGTTTTGTAGGTGGCTACCAATTGACATAGCAAGGATGTGGAGTCGTCATTGGTTAGAACCTTTGCTTTCACCAAACTCTGATGTCATCATTCCACTCTTCCCTCGTTCCAGCTACTTATTATTGCCTCTTCTTAGTATACTCAACATCGCAAGGTAAAACACCAAACCTTCATCAGACTTTTATAACCCCAAAGAGTATGGCCTCCTAACCATTCCCTTGCAGAGAGTTTGGGTTGCAGTCAACAAGCATCTCAGATGAAGTTGATATCTGCGCGGTTTGCCTGGAGAGAACATGCACTGTTGCTGCTGAAGGTTGTGAGCATCAGCTATGTGTGAGATGCGCGTTATATCTTTGCTCATCGAGCAATGTTCCCTCGGTGACAGTTGATCCTCCCGGTTCGATTCCTTGTCCTCTTTGCAGACACGGAATAGTATCTTTCAAACGGCTCCCAAGCTCATTAACCAAAGAACTTAAGTTACCTATGTCGCTTGGCTTCTGCGCGCCGTGTATGCTCCACACGGGAGACGCAAGAGATCAGTCCTCACCGACAACAGAACAGCAGCAGCGTAGTAGCAAGTCTCGAGCAGCCTCGGTTTCGTCTGATATGTTCTGTCCGGTGACGTGTAGTCCATTCCCTTCAGTCAACATTCCTATGTGCACGTGCAGCGATGGAACGTGTCCAGACTTCGAGACGCATGGAGCAGAGAGAGATAGTGAAGAACACGACGAGTCTTCTCCTCCTCCTAGGGTGGCGACTGAGCAGGAGAAGGTGGATGAAGGGCAGAGACTTGGGAAGACAACAACTTGCTCGAGTATGTTTTGGGGAAGAAGAAGCTGTAGCAGAGAGAACCAATGCAACTCAGAGATCAATGCCTGATCACAAACATTTCTATGTACAGCGAGTGAGAAAGAGAGGATTGATGTATTATTTGTTTCTTTTTAATTGAGGTGAGCCATACAGTCTTTCTTGTATTTGTTTCTACTTTTGAGAGGGTTCAGATATAAATTATGGTGGAAGATTTGTAATTATCATCATAGTGATGGGGTCATTTGCAAAATGTTTGTACTTGCTTATTGTAATGGATCTCTTGTTTGTAGCATGTGTTGAAGCATTCAGACCTCAGTAGAAGTCAGAACAAATCTAAAGTAATAATTATTTCAAAAGATAATATCTCTCCTCTTCTCTATAGCTCTTCTGGTTCTAATGAGAAAATCTGACAACACAAGTACATGTCATTTTCTTCCGCAGCTTTGCTATTAATACTGTATTGGAATTTAATTATTTAGTGGATTGAAAAGAAAAAGAAGAAGAATCAAATGAAGTTTTTTTTTTTTTTGTAACATGAATCAAATGAAGTTATCAGTCAATTAATTGGACTCAAAGTGGTTTGGTTCAGATACGCCAATTCCGAAAAACATTCCCATTTTCGGCTTTGCTACACCCAATAACCTTTCATGTGCCTAGCTCGTCTGCATCAGTTAAAAATATCAATTCTTGTAAGTTTTTATCATGGCATGGAGCCCATCTATTGTATTAGCAGCTGTTTATTCCTGACCATATGATTATGACCTGTGTAAGTTTGTAACTGTAATTTATCACATTCATAATCTGTACAAAACATCATTTATTTCAAGGTTGACGTTAATCATCAAGACAACAGTTCTATAGTATGTTTTTTAGTTCCAAAATGCTAAATAACTTCTAAAATCACCTTTAAGTTTTAGGTTTGTTAAAGGTTCCTACACATTTACTATGCAGATGGCTAAATCAAGTACTCTTTTAATTTTTTTTTTTAAATATAATACTTGTGTTATATTGCAAGGTAGAAATGGATATGATATGTGTTTAGAAGATGGAAACAGATCCCTAAGACCATCCTTAAGGGTAAAGCTTGTAACATTCCCAAAAAGGAAAGAAGTCATGTGGGGGAACTCTGTTCTTCTACCCTTTCTATAATTTGTTTGGAACTTATATAGGGAACCAGACCCATGTCCTAGTTTTTTTAAATTTTTTTTGTTAATTAACCCCTTCTTCACTGTTATTTACCTTCAAAGATCCGAAACAAAACTTATTTTAAAAATAATTTAAAAACCTGCAAAATAAGTGGGTTTATTTTGACTGTTATATGTTGACTGAACCGTTTTGTTTTGTTTTCTAACAAAAGTAACCGAAAGACCAAAAGTGCAATTTTTTCAAATTATTAACTCATTGCAACAATTCCCAAAGTGTTATGAAAAGAACTATGATTTTATAGTATCGCAGTAATTTAAATAAGGGCAAAATTTATACCCGTAGGAGAAGATAATACAGATATAGAGAGAGAGTGTTTCTTATTAAAGGGAAGAGAAGAGTTTTAGTGTGTTTACAAACGAACGCAAACGTTCGTATATATAGAAGGAAATTTACTGTGCAAATAGTGCAGCGGGCCCCACATCTTTTATAATTTCAAACATTACGGCTCCTTCTGTTTTTGTTGACTTTCGTAACACTCCCCCTTGGGGGCCGGTGTCACTATCCGCTCTCGCTTAACGTCTTTGTTGCCTCGTTAAAAACCTTTCCAGGAAAACCCAATGGGAAAAACCATAGTAAGGTAAAAAGAGTACAACTACGTAAGCTCCCCCTCGAATGAACAGTCATAGATCCTTCTGATGGCGCATCCCAATGTTATGGATGTGTTTTCTGAATACCGAGGTAGGGAGTGATTTTGTGAAGAGGTCGGCTGCATTGTCGCATGATCGAACATATCTTANNNNNNNNNNNNNNNNNNNNNNNNNNNNNNNNNNNNNNNNNNNNNNNNNNNNNNNNNNNNNNNNNNNNNNNNNNNNNNNNNNNNNNNNNNNNNNNNNNNNNNNNNNNNNNNNNNNNNNNNNNNNNNNNNNNNNNNNNNNNNNNNNNNNNNNNNNNNNNNNNNNNNNNNNNNNNNNNNNNNNNNNNNNNNNNNNNNNNNNNNNNNNNNNNNNNNNNNNNNNNNNNNNNNNNNNNNNNNNNNNNNNNNNNNNNNNNNNNNNNNNNNNNNNNNNNNNNNNNNNNNNNNNNNNNNNNNNNNNNNNNNNNNNNNNNNNNNNNNNNNNNNNNNNNNNNNNNNNNNNNNNNNNNNNNNNNNNNNNNNNNNNNNNNNNNNNNNNNNNNNNNNNNNNNNNNNNNNNNNNNNNNNNNNNNNNNNNNNNNNNNNNNNNNNNNNNNNNNNNNNNNNNNNNNNNNNNNNNNNNNNNNNNNNNNNNNNNNNNNNNNNNNNNNNNNNNNNNNNNNNNNNNNNNNNNNNNNNNNNNNNNNNNNNNNNNNNNNNNNNNNNNNNNNNNNNNNNNNNNNNNNNNNNNNNNNNNNNNNNNNNNNNNNNNNNNNNNNNNNNNNNNNNNNNNNNNNNNNNNNNNNNNNNNNNNNNNNNNNNNNNNNNNNNNNNNNNNNNNNNNNNNNNNNNNNNNNNNNNNNNNNNNNNNNNNNNNNNNNNNNNNNNNNNNNNNNNNNNNNNNNNNNNNNCATATAATGATCTTTGCAATTTTATTGCACATAACTCTTTAGGTTTGGAACTTAATGCTTCTGGCATTTTAAATCCATCAGGAACTTTCATGTAGATATCCGTATCTAATGATCCATATAGATAAGCTGTAACAACATCCATGAGACGTATCTCTAGATTTTTATCAGCTGCTAGACTCATCAAGAATCTAAATGTAATGGCATCCATAACTGGAGAATACGTTTCTTCATAATCGATTCCAGGTCTTTGAGAAAAACCTTGAGCCACNNNNNNNNNNNNNNNNNNNNNNNNNNNNNNNNNNNNNNNNNNNNNNNNNNNNNNNNNNNNNNNNNNNNNNNNNNNNNNNNNNNNNNNNNNNNNNNNNNNNNNNNNNNNNNNNNNNNNNNNNNNNNNNNNNNNNNNNNNNNNNNNNNNNNNNNNNNNNNNNNNNNNNNNNNNNNNNNNNNNNNNNNNNNNNNNNNNNNNNNNNNNNNNNNNNNNNNNNNNNNNNNNNNNNNNNNNNNNNNNNNNNNNNNNNNNNNNNNNNNNNNNNNNNNNNNNNNNNNNNNNNNNNNNNNNNNNNNNNNNNNNNNNNNNNNNNNNNNNNNNNNNNNNNNNNNNNNNNNNNNNNNNNNNNNNNNNNNNNNNNNNNNNNNNNNNNNNNNNNNNNNNNNNNNNNNNNNNNNNNNNNNNNNNNNNNNNNNNNNNNNNNNNNNNNNNNNNNNNNNNNNNNNNNNNNNNNNNNNNNNNNNNNNNNNNNNNNNNNNNNNNNNNNNNNNNNNNNNNNNNNNNNNNNNNNNNNNNNNNNNNNNNNNNNNNNNNNNNNNNNNNNNNNNNNNNNNNNNNNNNNNNNNNNNNNNNNNNNNNNNNNNNNNNNNNNNNNNNNNNNNNNNNNNNNNNNNNNNNNNNNNNNNNNNNNNNNNNNNNNNNNNNNNNNNNNNNNNNNNNNNNNNNNNNNNNNNNNNNNNNNNNNNNNNNNNNNNNNNNNNNNNNNNNNNNNNNNNNNNNNNNNNNNNNNNNNNNNNNNNNNNNNNNNNNNNNNNNNNNNNNNNNNNNNNNNNNNNNNNNNNNNNNNNNNNNNNNNNNNNNNNNNNNNNNNNNNNNNNNNNNNNNNNNNNNNNNNNNNNNNNNNNNNNNNNNNNNNNNNNNNNNNNNNNNNNNNNNNNNNNNNNNNNNNNNNNNNNNNNNNNNNNNNNNNNNNNNNNNNNNNNNNNNNNNNNNNNNNNNNNNNNNNNNNNNNNNNNNNNNNNNNNNNNNNNNNNNNNNNNNNNNNNNNNNNNNNNNNNNNNNNNNNNNNNNNNNNNNNNNNNNNNNNNNNNNNNNNNNNNNNNNNNNNNNNNNNNNNNNNNNNNNNNNNNNNNNNNNNNNNNNNNNNNNNNNNNNNNNNNNNNNNNNNNNNNNNNNNNNNNNNNNNNNNNNNNNNNNNNNNNNNNNNNNNNNNNNNNNNNNNNNNNNNNNNNNNNNNNNNNNNNNNNNNNNNNNNNNNNNNNNNNNNNNNNNNNNNNNNNNNNNNNNNNNNNNNNNNNNNNNNNNNNNNNNNNNNNNNNNNNNNNNNNNNNNNNNNNNNNNNNNNNNNNNNNNNNNNNNNNNNNNNNNNNNNNNNNNNNNNNNNNNNNNNNNNNNNNNNNNNNNNNNNNNNNNNNNNNNNNNNNNNNNNNNNNNNNNNNNNNNNNNNNNNNNNNNNNNNNNNNNNNNNNNNNNNNNNNNNNNNNNNNNNNNNNNNNNNNNNNNNNNNNNNNNNNNNNNNNNNNNNNNNNNNNNNNNNNNNNNNNNNNNNNNNNNNNNNNNNNNNNNNNNNNNNNNNNNNNNNNNNNNNNNNNNNNNNNNNNNNNNNNNNNNNNNNNNNNNNNNNNNNNNNNNNNNNNNNNNNNNNNNNNNNNNNNNNNNNNNNNNNNNNNNNNNNNNNNNNNNNNNNNNNNN
It encodes:
- the LOC106319515 gene encoding E3 ubiquitin-protein ligase XBAT33; translation: MGNSFGCSASGERLVSAARDGDYVEAKMLLDCNPCLAKYSTFGGLNSPLHFAAAKGHNEIVGLLLEKGADVNSRNYCGQTALMQACRYGHWEVVQTLLLFRCNVTRADYLAGRTALHFAAVNGHARCIRLVLADFVPSEQLNPLPESGVVVTPRKKSEQSALSKFVNKAADGGITALHMAALNGLFDCVQLLLDLEANVSAVTFHYGTSMDMIGAGSTPLHYAACGGNLKCCQILLARGARKMTLNCNGWLPIDIARMWSRHWLEPLLSPNSDVIIPLFPRSSYLLLPLLSILNIAREFGLQSTSISDEVDICAVCLERTCTVAAEGCEHQLCVRCALYLCSSSNVPSVTVDPPGSIPCPLCRHGIVSFKRLPSSLTKELKLPMSLGFCAPCMLHTGDARDQSSPTTEQQQRSSKSRAASVSSDMFCPVTCSPFPSVNIPMCTCSDGTCPDFETHGAERDSEEHDESSPPPRVATEQEKVDEGQRLGKTTTCSSMFWGRRSCSRENQCNSEINA